Proteins found in one Arthrobacter pascens genomic segment:
- the pcaG gene encoding protocatechuate 3,4-dioxygenase subunit alpha, translated as MSNQTTKLVATPGQTVGPFYGYALPFEKDNELLAPGSPGSIRLQGTVYDGAGQPIPDAILEIWQPDSEGKIVQRTGSLVRDGYTFTGWGRGSVGHSGVYTFTTMNPGPTEPGAAPFISVAVFARGLMNRLFTRVYLPENGEALAADPLLSSLDPERRKTLIARRDPDGGLTWDIRLQGEGETVFLDFQ; from the coding sequence ATGAGCAACCAGACCACCAAGCTTGTTGCGACCCCCGGCCAGACCGTGGGCCCGTTCTACGGCTACGCGCTGCCGTTCGAGAAGGACAACGAACTCCTGGCTCCCGGCTCGCCCGGCTCCATCCGTCTCCAGGGCACGGTGTACGACGGCGCCGGGCAGCCCATCCCGGATGCCATCCTGGAAATCTGGCAGCCGGACTCCGAAGGCAAGATCGTGCAGCGGACCGGCTCCCTGGTCCGCGACGGCTACACCTTCACCGGCTGGGGCCGCGGCTCCGTGGGCCACTCCGGCGTGTACACCTTCACCACCATGAACCCGGGCCCCACCGAACCTGGCGCCGCGCCGTTCATCTCCGTGGCAGTTTTTGCCCGCGGCCTGATGAACCGCCTGTTCACCCGCGTCTACCTGCCGGAGAACGGGGAAGCACTGGCGGCAGACCCGCTGCTGAGCTCCCTCGATCCGGAACGCCGGAAGACCCTGATTGCGCGCCGCGATCCCGACGGCGGACTCACGTGGGACATCCGCCTGCAGGGTGAAGGCGAAACTGTTTTCCTGGACTTCCAGTGA
- a CDS encoding lyase family protein yields the protein MNDAVLGSPGAPGAAGTADGDVGLLSPVSASPLVAALTGDRAVLAAILAVESGWAAVLEKASLAPAGSAAVVVSAAEAGRYDVADIALRAQGGGNPVIPLLADLRKQVQALDTAKVGGSVGALRAVHTSLTSQDVLDTALMLLARNTVEAVLADLKATTGALAVLAERHADTLCVGRSLTQHSLPFTFGLRAAQWFHGLAAAGRQLESLALPVQFGGAAGTLAAGTVLTSGTASNPFNLADALAAQLGLATAPAPWHTNRFAVTSLGHSLASVLDAFGKVATDVLFLSRPEVGELAEPRAAGRGVSSAMPQKQNPVLSVLVRSAALQAPHLASQLHLAAANFNDERPDGAWHTEWPPLRQLLGLALGAAGQLRELAEGLQAYPDAMRRNLELAGPLLLAEGVAAALAPLLEEKDGRTGRQQLQEVVDRTLEVPSAEQGAAYRRLLREAVPAGRLTDLRLEELLDPAGYLGQAGEISRRILTAFPDFTSAGKPLTDTDANGARRG from the coding sequence GTGAACGACGCCGTCCTGGGGAGCCCGGGTGCGCCTGGAGCCGCCGGCACCGCTGATGGCGACGTCGGCCTGCTGAGTCCCGTCTCGGCGTCGCCCCTGGTGGCGGCGCTGACCGGGGACCGGGCAGTGCTGGCGGCCATCCTTGCCGTCGAGTCCGGCTGGGCCGCTGTGCTGGAAAAGGCCAGCCTGGCGCCTGCCGGTTCCGCCGCCGTCGTGGTCTCCGCTGCAGAGGCGGGCCGCTACGACGTGGCGGACATCGCGCTCCGTGCCCAGGGCGGCGGCAACCCCGTCATCCCGCTCCTGGCCGACCTCCGGAAGCAGGTGCAGGCGCTGGACACGGCCAAAGTGGGGGGCAGCGTTGGTGCACTTCGTGCTGTCCACACGTCACTGACCAGCCAGGACGTACTGGACACGGCCCTGATGCTGCTGGCCCGCAACACCGTTGAGGCGGTCCTCGCGGACCTGAAGGCCACGACGGGGGCGCTCGCCGTCTTGGCGGAACGGCACGCGGACACACTGTGCGTGGGCAGGAGTCTGACCCAGCACTCGCTTCCGTTTACCTTCGGACTCCGGGCCGCGCAGTGGTTTCACGGCCTGGCCGCCGCAGGCCGGCAGCTGGAGAGCCTGGCGCTGCCGGTGCAGTTCGGCGGCGCTGCCGGCACCCTGGCGGCCGGAACCGTGCTGACGTCCGGAACGGCGTCCAACCCCTTCAACCTTGCGGACGCGCTGGCCGCACAGCTGGGCCTGGCAACAGCGCCAGCGCCCTGGCACACCAACCGTTTCGCGGTGACGTCCCTGGGCCATTCGCTGGCTTCGGTGCTGGACGCCTTCGGCAAGGTCGCCACGGACGTGCTGTTCCTGAGCCGTCCCGAGGTGGGCGAGCTGGCCGAGCCGCGCGCGGCAGGCCGTGGCGTGTCCTCCGCCATGCCGCAGAAGCAGAACCCGGTGCTTTCGGTGCTGGTCCGCAGCGCAGCCCTCCAGGCGCCCCATCTGGCATCGCAGCTGCACCTGGCCGCCGCCAACTTCAACGACGAACGCCCGGACGGCGCCTGGCACACGGAATGGCCGCCGCTCCGCCAGCTCCTCGGGCTGGCCCTTGGCGCCGCGGGCCAGCTGAGGGAGCTCGCCGAAGGCCTGCAGGCTTACCCCGACGCCATGCGCCGCAACCTGGAACTCGCGGGTCCGCTGCTCCTGGCCGAAGGGGTGGCCGCTGCCCTGGCTCCGTTGCTGGAGGAGAAGGATGGCCGCACCGGCCGGCAGCAGCTCCAGGAGGTGGTGGACCGGACCCTCGAGGTGCCGTCCGCCGAACAGGGTGCCGCTTACCGGCGACTGCTCCGGGAAGCGGTTCCGGCTGGCCGGCTCACAGACCTTCGGCTGGAGGAACTCCTGGATCCTGCCGGCTACCTGGGCCAGGCCGGCGAAATCTCCCGCCGCATCCTGACCGCCTTCCCGGACTTTACCTCTGCCGGCAAACCGCTGACAGACACCGACGCGAATGGAGCCCGCCGTGGCTAA
- a CDS encoding alpha/beta fold hydrolase produces the protein MAKPILKAVLLSPQRPLGTHPLLVVGPSLGTSSILWTEAASLLGADFDVVAWDLPGHGVSPAATEPFDVAGLADAVVDLVDSIAPGETFHYAGVSLGGATGLQLGIKHGERLKSLSVQCSGAKLGTPEGWHERAETVRGQGTPVMIQGSAQRWFAPGFMDREPELGSRLLHALRDTDRFSYAYCCEALAGYDVRAELGSISVPTQALAGALDTVAPPSFAEEIAEGITAGGGTASAVTLAGVAHLAPVEAPAHVAELLRSLITWSESHGATK, from the coding sequence GTGGCTAAGCCGATCCTGAAAGCAGTGCTGCTTTCGCCGCAGCGCCCCCTGGGCACCCACCCCCTGCTGGTGGTGGGACCGTCGCTGGGGACCTCCTCCATCCTGTGGACCGAGGCGGCATCCCTGCTGGGAGCCGACTTTGACGTGGTGGCCTGGGACCTCCCCGGCCACGGCGTCTCGCCGGCAGCCACCGAACCCTTCGACGTCGCCGGGCTGGCCGACGCGGTGGTGGACCTGGTGGACTCGATCGCGCCGGGCGAGACGTTCCACTACGCCGGTGTTTCGCTGGGTGGAGCTACCGGCCTGCAGCTGGGCATCAAGCACGGCGAACGCCTCAAGAGCCTCTCCGTCCAGTGCAGCGGCGCCAAGCTTGGCACCCCCGAGGGCTGGCACGAACGCGCCGAAACCGTGCGCGGCCAGGGCACCCCGGTAATGATCCAGGGCTCCGCTCAGCGCTGGTTCGCACCGGGCTTTATGGACCGCGAGCCGGAACTGGGCAGCCGCCTCCTGCATGCCCTCCGCGACACTGACCGCTTCAGCTACGCCTACTGCTGCGAGGCCCTGGCCGGCTACGACGTCCGCGCGGAACTCGGCAGCATCAGCGTCCCCACGCAGGCGCTGGCCGGTGCGCTGGACACTGTTGCTCCGCCGTCGTTCGCCGAAGAAATCGCAGAAGGCATCACCGCCGGCGGGGGCACCGCGAGTGCCGTGACCCTGGCGGGTGTCGCCCACCTGGCGCCGGTCGAGGCACCGGCCCACGTCGCCGAACTGCTGCGGAGCCTCATCACGTGGAGCGAATCCCACGGAGCAACCAAGTGA
- the pcaC gene encoding 4-carboxymuconolactone decarboxylase, giving the protein MSGAERNGAVQPDATSQEIYDGGMAVRREVLGAAHVDRANANKDEFTEDFQDMITRIAWGGIWTRPGLTRQMRSAVTITAMVAHGHWEELAMHIRAATTNGLSRDEIKEILLQTAIYCGVPSANTAFKTAQQVFAGMDLADTDQTSAPPN; this is encoded by the coding sequence GTGAGCGGCGCGGAAAGAAATGGTGCAGTCCAGCCGGACGCCACCAGCCAGGAGATTTACGACGGCGGCATGGCGGTCCGGCGCGAAGTGCTGGGCGCCGCACACGTGGACCGGGCGAATGCCAACAAGGACGAGTTCACTGAAGATTTCCAGGACATGATCACGCGGATTGCATGGGGTGGCATCTGGACCCGCCCGGGCCTCACCCGGCAAATGCGCTCAGCGGTGACCATCACCGCCATGGTGGCGCACGGGCACTGGGAAGAGCTGGCCATGCACATCCGCGCGGCTACCACCAACGGCCTCAGCAGGGATGAAATCAAGGAAATCCTGCTGCAGACCGCCATCTACTGCGGGGTCCCCTCCGCCAACACAGCCTTCAAGACCGCCCAGCAGGTGTTCGCCGGGATGGACCTTGCCGACACCGACCAAACTTCCGCCCCACCCAACTAG
- a CDS encoding thiolase family protein, giving the protein MNQAFVYDAVRTPFGKFGSGLAAVRPDDLAAHVVRESVKRAPKLDVERIDEVVFGNANGAGEENRNVARMATLLAGLPTSIPGTTVNRLCGSSLDAAIIASRQINAGDAELMLVGGAESMSRAPWVLPKTDKPYPAGDLNLASTTLGWRLVNEAMDKDWAVSLGEATERLREKYGVSREQQDEFAANSHNLSAAAWDEGFYDNLVAPVPGTDLVRDEGIRAGSSAGKLAGLKTVFRTENGTVTAGNSSPLSDGASAAWIGSESAAGLLGMEPLARIAGRGAHGNDPQYFGYAPVEAANKALAKAGIGWDEVGAVELNEAFAAQSLACINAWGIDSSIVNRHGGAIAMGHPLGASGTRILGTLARSLQASGERWGVAAICIGVGQGLAVVLENVSDGVKG; this is encoded by the coding sequence ATGAACCAGGCTTTTGTGTACGACGCCGTCCGCACACCTTTCGGCAAGTTCGGCTCTGGCCTTGCCGCCGTCCGCCCGGATGACCTTGCCGCCCACGTGGTCCGCGAGTCCGTGAAGCGCGCCCCGAAGCTCGACGTCGAGCGGATCGACGAGGTGGTGTTCGGCAACGCCAACGGCGCCGGCGAGGAGAACCGGAACGTAGCCAGGATGGCCACCCTGCTCGCGGGGCTGCCGACGTCGATCCCCGGCACCACCGTAAACCGCCTGTGCGGTTCGTCGCTGGACGCAGCCATCATCGCCTCGCGCCAGATCAACGCCGGCGACGCCGAGCTGATGCTGGTGGGCGGTGCCGAATCCATGAGCCGCGCCCCGTGGGTGCTGCCCAAGACCGACAAGCCCTACCCGGCCGGGGATCTGAACCTGGCCTCCACCACGCTGGGCTGGCGCCTGGTGAACGAGGCAATGGACAAGGACTGGGCCGTCTCCCTGGGCGAGGCCACCGAGCGGCTGCGCGAGAAGTACGGCGTGAGCCGCGAGCAGCAGGACGAATTCGCAGCGAACTCCCACAACCTGTCCGCCGCCGCCTGGGACGAGGGTTTCTACGACAACCTCGTCGCCCCGGTGCCGGGCACTGACCTGGTCCGCGACGAAGGCATCCGCGCAGGTTCCTCTGCCGGGAAGCTTGCGGGCCTGAAGACCGTGTTCCGTACAGAGAACGGCACGGTCACCGCCGGCAACTCTTCGCCGCTGTCCGACGGCGCCTCCGCGGCCTGGATCGGCAGCGAAAGCGCCGCCGGGCTGCTCGGGATGGAGCCGCTGGCCCGCATTGCCGGCCGCGGCGCGCACGGCAACGATCCACAGTACTTCGGCTACGCCCCCGTGGAAGCGGCAAACAAGGCCCTCGCGAAGGCGGGCATCGGCTGGGACGAGGTTGGCGCCGTCGAACTTAACGAAGCGTTTGCCGCACAGTCCCTGGCCTGCATCAACGCGTGGGGAATCGACTCCTCGATCGTGAACCGGCACGGCGGCGCGATCGCCATGGGCCACCCGTTGGGCGCGTCGGGAACCCGGATCCTGGGCACGCTGGCCCGCAGCCTGCAGGCCTCCGGGGAGCGCTGGGGTGTCGCGGCGATCTGCATCGGGGTGGGCCAGGGCCTGGCCGTGGTGCTGGAGAACGTATCTGACGGAGTGAAGGGGTAG
- a CDS encoding 3-oxoacid CoA-transferase subunit A, which produces MLNFVDSVGEAVAGIKDGSTVMIGGFGNAGQPFELIDALMDCGATDLTVVNNNAGQGDQGLALLIKEGRVKKMICSFPRQSDSWHFDAKYKAGKIELELVPQGNLAERIRAAGAGIGGFFTPTGYGTMLAEGKETRIIDGRGQVFETPIHADVALIKALKADGKGNLVYRKTARNFGPIMAAAARHTVVQVSQIVPTGGLDPENVVTPGIYVNSIVKVA; this is translated from the coding sequence ATGCTGAATTTTGTTGATTCCGTTGGCGAGGCGGTCGCCGGCATCAAGGACGGCTCCACGGTGATGATCGGCGGGTTCGGTAACGCCGGGCAACCGTTTGAACTGATCGATGCGCTGATGGACTGCGGCGCCACGGACCTCACCGTGGTGAACAACAACGCGGGCCAGGGCGACCAGGGCCTGGCGCTGCTGATCAAAGAGGGCCGGGTGAAGAAGATGATCTGCTCCTTCCCGCGGCAGTCCGATTCCTGGCACTTTGACGCCAAATACAAGGCCGGCAAGATCGAGCTGGAGCTGGTGCCGCAGGGGAACCTCGCCGAACGTATCCGGGCGGCCGGGGCCGGCATCGGCGGGTTCTTCACGCCCACCGGCTACGGCACCATGCTGGCCGAGGGCAAGGAAACCCGCATCATCGACGGCCGCGGCCAGGTGTTCGAGACGCCCATCCACGCCGACGTCGCACTGATCAAGGCGCTCAAAGCGGACGGCAAGGGCAACCTCGTGTACCGCAAAACCGCCCGGAACTTCGGCCCCATTATGGCCGCCGCGGCCAGGCACACCGTGGTGCAGGTGTCCCAGATCGTCCCCACCGGGGGGCTGGACCCGGAGAACGTTGTGACCCCCGGAATTTACGTCAACAGCATTGTGAAGGTGGCCTGA
- a CDS encoding 3-oxoacid CoA-transferase subunit B, translating into MSVQTSIQTSEKPLGRDDLARLVAKDIAPGSFVNLGIGQPTLVSNYLLPEQNITLHTENGMLGMGPVAEGDQIDGDLINAGKIPVTELPGASYFHHADSFAIMRGGHLDICVLGAFQVSATGDLANWHTGAPDAIPAVGGAMDLATGAKDVFVMMTLLTRDGASKIVDACTYPLTGVGCVTRVYTDKAVFLTGPDGVQVRETFGCTLEELQELVPVPLKAAPAVGP; encoded by the coding sequence ATGAGCGTTCAGACGAGTATCCAAACCTCAGAAAAGCCGCTGGGCCGTGACGACCTCGCACGGCTGGTGGCGAAGGACATTGCCCCCGGTTCGTTCGTGAACCTGGGGATCGGCCAGCCCACCCTGGTCTCCAACTACCTGCTGCCGGAACAGAACATCACCCTCCACACGGAGAACGGGATGCTCGGCATGGGCCCGGTCGCTGAAGGGGACCAGATCGACGGCGACCTCATCAACGCCGGCAAGATCCCGGTCACCGAGCTGCCGGGGGCGTCCTACTTCCATCACGCCGACTCGTTCGCGATCATGCGCGGCGGACACCTGGACATCTGTGTACTGGGCGCGTTCCAGGTCTCCGCCACGGGTGACCTTGCGAACTGGCACACGGGTGCACCGGACGCCATCCCTGCCGTGGGCGGGGCGATGGACCTGGCCACCGGAGCCAAGGACGTGTTTGTGATGATGACGCTCCTGACACGTGACGGGGCCTCGAAGATCGTGGATGCCTGCACTTATCCGCTGACCGGCGTGGGCTGCGTGACCCGCGTGTACACGGACAAGGCAGTGTTCCTCACCGGGCCCGATGGCGTCCAGGTCCGCGAGACGTTCGGCTGCACCCTCGAGGAGCTGCAGGAGCTGGTGCCGGTCCCGCTCAAAGCAGCCCCCGCCGTCGGACCCTAA
- a CDS encoding IclR family transcriptional regulator domain-containing protein, with product MTDPPADTQAAPQASDQYVQSLARGLAVIRAFDTDHPVMTLTEVAARTGLTRATARRFLHTLVELGYVRTDGKTFALTAKVLQLGYAYLSGLSLPQLAQPHLEELSLKLGESTSAAVLDGTDIAYIARVTTRRIMNVGITVGTRFPAYATSMGRVLLAALPPADLKAYLATAEIKPLTPRALGTAKELLAVLDTVRAQGWCLLDEELELGLMSVAAPVYDGPTKVVAAVNVSLQAQSVASKPDRNGYLASVSQEIVATAKLISADLSARR from the coding sequence ATGACCGACCCACCAGCAGACACACAGGCTGCTCCGCAGGCGAGCGACCAGTATGTGCAGTCGCTGGCGCGCGGGCTGGCGGTGATCCGCGCATTCGACACGGACCACCCCGTCATGACACTTACCGAAGTGGCCGCCCGCACGGGCCTGACCCGGGCCACGGCAAGGCGCTTCCTGCATACGCTCGTGGAGCTGGGCTACGTCCGGACCGACGGGAAGACGTTCGCGCTCACGGCCAAGGTGCTGCAGCTCGGTTACGCCTACCTGTCCGGGCTGTCCCTTCCCCAGCTTGCCCAGCCGCACCTGGAGGAGCTGTCCCTGAAGCTGGGCGAATCCACCTCCGCCGCGGTGCTGGACGGCACGGACATCGCCTACATTGCCCGCGTGACCACCCGCCGGATCATGAACGTGGGCATCACCGTTGGCACCCGCTTCCCCGCGTACGCCACCTCCATGGGCAGGGTGTTGCTCGCGGCCCTCCCACCGGCTGACCTCAAGGCCTACCTGGCCACTGCGGAGATCAAACCTTTGACGCCGCGGGCTCTGGGTACTGCAAAGGAGCTGCTGGCGGTCCTGGACACGGTACGGGCCCAAGGCTGGTGCCTGCTGGACGAGGAACTGGAACTGGGGCTGATGTCCGTTGCGGCGCCGGTGTACGACGGGCCGACCAAGGTGGTGGCCGCGGTCAACGTGTCCCTGCAGGCGCAGTCGGTGGCTTCGAAGCCGGACCGGAACGGCTACTTGGCCTCCGTAAGCCAGGAGATTGTGGCTACGGCCAAGCTGATCTCTGCAGACCTGAGCGCCCGCCGGTAG
- a CDS encoding endonuclease/exonuclease/phosphatase family protein: MSSNQPVSRRTALATAGALGFAGAMYAQAGPALAAGSTGALIGAADKTDLHIMSFNIRLDRTGTLPGQADYWPERIAALQAVLELEKPTVVGVQEALFHQLSAVEGAFPEHYGMIGFGRDGGSAGEYSAIFYDARRLSVSAWDQFWLSDSPDLIGSATWGNTVTRIVTWGRFTDLSTGKDLILANTHFDHDSENARILSARAIVDLMATFSPQLPTVVTGDFNAQAEASSAYDALVGTGVFRDTWTSAAEQLTPAYGTFPNYKDPVLGGSRIDWILATPGITVRQAAINTFTLDGRYPSDHAPIQALVRLP, translated from the coding sequence TTGTCCTCGAACCAGCCCGTCTCACGCCGCACCGCCCTCGCCACCGCCGGGGCGCTGGGGTTCGCCGGAGCGATGTACGCCCAGGCGGGGCCGGCCCTCGCGGCCGGATCCACCGGAGCCCTTATCGGCGCTGCGGACAAGACCGACCTGCACATCATGAGCTTCAACATCCGGCTGGACCGCACCGGTACCCTGCCGGGCCAGGCGGACTACTGGCCGGAGCGCATCGCGGCGCTCCAGGCTGTACTCGAACTGGAGAAGCCCACCGTAGTGGGTGTCCAAGAGGCTCTGTTCCACCAGTTGTCCGCCGTTGAGGGTGCCTTCCCCGAGCACTACGGGATGATCGGATTCGGGCGCGACGGCGGCAGCGCCGGCGAGTACTCAGCGATCTTCTACGATGCCCGCCGCCTGAGTGTCAGCGCTTGGGATCAGTTCTGGCTCTCCGACTCGCCGGATCTGATCGGCTCTGCCACGTGGGGCAACACCGTGACCCGCATTGTCACATGGGGCCGCTTCACTGACCTGTCCACGGGCAAGGACCTGATCCTGGCTAACACCCACTTCGACCATGACTCAGAGAACGCACGCATCCTCAGCGCCCGGGCCATCGTTGACCTGATGGCCACCTTCAGCCCCCAGCTGCCCACCGTGGTCACCGGAGACTTCAACGCCCAGGCCGAGGCCTCCAGTGCCTATGACGCCCTGGTTGGCACTGGTGTCTTCCGGGACACGTGGACATCGGCCGCAGAGCAACTCACCCCGGCTTACGGGACGTTCCCCAACTACAAGGACCCTGTCCTTGGAGGCTCCCGCATCGACTGGATCCTGGCCACCCCGGGCATCACGGTACGCCAAGCCGCCATCAACACGTTTACGCTGGATGGCCGCTACCCCAGCGACCATGCGCCTATCCAGGCCCTGGTGCGCCTGCCCTAG
- a CDS encoding Re/Si-specific NAD(P)(+) transhydrogenase subunit alpha yields the protein MKLGIPREQQEGERRVAATPETVKQLSMLGLEILIESGAGTESGYSDHEYLQAGAEVVPYLNTGELDILTHVRPLEPVSAKALKRGAVTVGLASPSSELATVQALADAGVTSFALELVPRISRAQSMDALSSQALVAGYRCVLEAAIRLPRFFPLYMTAAGTVPPARVLVLGAGVAGLQAIGTAKRLGARVSANDIRPASADEVASMGGTFIKLDLETAEASGGYARELSADRGALQRELLAPHIAQADVLITTAAVPGRRAPLLVSRQMVQGMRPGSVVVDLAAESGGNVEGSVPGEDILVPTADGQGHVTVVGLKDAPSAMASDASRLYAKNVANLLALMTRDGTVAPDFDDEVVAGSCLTHDGAVRHLPTAEALAALTPPAAESRPQQEGAI from the coding sequence GTGAAACTGGGCATACCGCGGGAGCAACAAGAGGGTGAGCGGCGCGTCGCTGCCACCCCGGAGACAGTGAAGCAGCTATCGATGCTGGGCCTTGAGATCCTGATCGAATCAGGCGCCGGCACTGAATCCGGGTACAGCGACCATGAGTACCTTCAAGCGGGCGCCGAGGTGGTCCCGTACCTGAACACCGGTGAACTGGACATCCTCACCCACGTCCGCCCGCTCGAACCGGTATCAGCCAAGGCCCTGAAAAGGGGTGCAGTGACCGTCGGCCTGGCCTCGCCGTCGTCCGAGCTGGCCACCGTCCAGGCCCTGGCGGACGCCGGTGTCACGTCTTTTGCCCTGGAACTGGTGCCGCGCATCTCACGCGCCCAGTCCATGGACGCCCTCAGCTCCCAGGCGCTGGTGGCCGGTTACCGCTGTGTGCTGGAGGCCGCCATCCGCCTGCCGCGGTTCTTCCCGCTGTACATGACCGCGGCCGGGACCGTGCCGCCAGCCCGCGTGCTGGTGCTCGGCGCCGGCGTGGCCGGGCTCCAGGCCATCGGCACCGCCAAGAGGCTCGGCGCCAGAGTCTCGGCGAACGACATCCGCCCCGCCTCCGCGGACGAAGTGGCATCGATGGGCGGCACGTTCATCAAACTGGACCTCGAAACCGCCGAAGCGTCCGGCGGCTACGCCCGCGAGCTCAGCGCGGACCGCGGCGCCCTCCAACGTGAGCTCCTCGCCCCTCACATTGCCCAGGCCGACGTCCTGATCACGACGGCGGCCGTCCCCGGGCGGCGCGCGCCCCTCCTGGTGAGCCGCCAGATGGTGCAGGGCATGCGGCCCGGTTCAGTCGTCGTCGACCTCGCCGCGGAGTCCGGCGGCAACGTGGAGGGCTCCGTTCCCGGCGAGGACATCCTGGTGCCCACGGCCGACGGCCAGGGCCACGTCACCGTGGTGGGGCTGAAGGATGCGCCGTCCGCGATGGCCTCGGACGCGTCCCGCCTGTACGCCAAGAACGTGGCCAACCTGCTCGCGCTGATGACCCGGGACGGCACCGTGGCGCCGGATTTCGACGACGAAGTGGTGGCGGGTTCCTGCCTGACGCACGACGGCGCGGTGCGGCACCTGCCCACGGCGGAGGCGCTCGCCGCGCTCACCCCGCCTGCCGCAGAATCACGGCCACAGCAGGAAGGGGCAATCTGA
- a CDS encoding NAD(P) transhydrogenase subunit alpha: MDGMALLTITVLAVFVGFEVVSKVSSTLHTPLMSGANAIHGIILVGAIIVAGQAADPWVLAVALLAVVLATANLVGGFVVTDRMLHMFRGRKGEGK, encoded by the coding sequence ATGGACGGCATGGCCCTGCTGACGATCACCGTGCTGGCGGTCTTCGTGGGGTTCGAGGTGGTCTCGAAAGTCTCCAGCACCCTGCACACGCCCCTCATGTCCGGGGCCAACGCCATCCACGGCATCATCCTGGTGGGCGCCATCATTGTGGCTGGCCAGGCCGCCGACCCCTGGGTGCTGGCGGTGGCTCTGCTCGCCGTTGTCCTGGCCACGGCCAACCTGGTGGGCGGCTTCGTGGTAACGGACCGGATGCTGCATATGTTCCGCGGCCGCAAAGGGGAGGGAAAGTGA
- a CDS encoding NAD(P)(+) transhydrogenase (Re/Si-specific) subunit beta, which yields MTLLDPVWTSLLYLAAAVFFILALRGLSSPRTARRGNLVGAFGALVAVVTVFLSARLDNIPWIIAAIAVGTAVAAPVARRVKMTQMPQLVALFNGVGGGAAALVALLELSHNADPWTRLAIVFTLLVGAVSFAGSGVTFAKLQELMTTRPVVFPGLPVVMAAVLLAAVGTAVAVVLTGSLALAVLLMVLGLAAGVLLVLPVGGADVPIVISLLNAFTGLAVAASGVVLGNVLLVVAGTLVGASGTILTRAMAAAMGRSVAGILFGAFRGGSTAGSTAVSERPVRSSSPEDVAVLLGYAQRVIIVPGYGLAVAQGQHTAAELALALEARGIEVDFAIHPVAGRMPGHMNVLLAEANVPYESLKEMGEINSEFRTADVALVVGANDVVNPAAKTSSGSPIYGMPILEVADARQVIFLKRSMRPGFAGIENELLYEPQTSLLFGDAKDSLAKVLGAVKAL from the coding sequence GTGACCTTGCTCGATCCGGTCTGGACCTCGCTCCTCTACCTCGCCGCCGCCGTGTTCTTCATCCTGGCCCTGCGCGGGCTGAGTTCGCCACGCACCGCCCGCCGCGGCAACCTGGTGGGCGCATTCGGTGCGCTGGTCGCCGTCGTGACCGTGTTCCTGTCCGCAAGGCTGGACAACATCCCCTGGATCATCGCTGCCATTGCCGTGGGCACAGCGGTTGCCGCTCCGGTGGCCCGGCGCGTGAAAATGACGCAGATGCCACAACTCGTGGCGCTCTTCAACGGCGTCGGCGGCGGGGCCGCAGCGCTGGTGGCGCTCCTGGAGCTCAGCCACAACGCGGACCCGTGGACGAGGCTTGCCATCGTCTTTACGCTGCTGGTGGGAGCCGTGTCCTTTGCCGGTTCCGGCGTCACTTTCGCCAAACTGCAGGAGCTCATGACCACCCGGCCCGTGGTGTTTCCCGGGCTTCCGGTGGTGATGGCCGCTGTGCTGCTCGCCGCAGTGGGCACCGCCGTTGCCGTAGTGCTGACCGGTTCCCTGGCGCTCGCCGTGCTGCTGATGGTGCTGGGCCTGGCAGCCGGGGTTCTGCTGGTACTGCCGGTGGGCGGCGCGGACGTGCCAATCGTGATCTCTCTCCTGAACGCCTTCACGGGCCTGGCTGTTGCGGCGTCCGGCGTGGTGCTGGGCAACGTCCTTCTGGTGGTGGCGGGCACGCTGGTGGGCGCGTCCGGTACCATCCTGACCCGGGCCATGGCGGCGGCCATGGGCCGCAGCGTCGCCGGCATCCTGTTCGGCGCCTTCCGGGGAGGCTCGACGGCGGGGTCCACCGCCGTGAGTGAGCGTCCCGTCAGGTCCTCCAGCCCGGAGGACGTTGCCGTGCTCCTGGGCTACGCGCAACGGGTCATCATTGTGCCCGGCTACGGGCTGGCTGTGGCCCAGGGCCAGCACACCGCGGCCGAACTGGCCTTGGCCCTGGAGGCCCGCGGCATCGAGGTGGACTTCGCCATCCACCCCGTGGCCGGCCGGATGCCGGGGCATATGAACGTGCTCCTGGCCGAGGCCAACGTGCCCTATGAATCCCTCAAGGAGATGGGCGAGATCAACTCCGAGTTCAGGACGGCGGATGTGGCGCTGGTGGTGGGCGCCAACGATGTGGTGAACCCGGCCGCCAAGACCTCCTCCGGCTCGCCGATCTACGGCATGCCCATCCTTGAAGTGGCTGACGCGCGGCAGGTGATTTTCCTGAAGCGCTCCATGCGGCCGGGGTTCGCGGGGATCGAGAACGAGCTGCTGTACGAGCCGCAGACCTCGCTGCTCTTCGGGGACGCCAAGGATTCCCTGGCCAAGGTGCTGGGCGCGGTCAAGGCGCTGTAG